The proteins below are encoded in one region of Sporosarcina sp. FSL K6-1508:
- a CDS encoding PepSY domain-containing protein: MQFFKKSWFIPTLLTIVILTAGGLYIGSLINKKAPIAADEIRAQLESMYGGTVNQIAMEDGVYKAEMSRSGASYSAEIDATTGSVIALLQTGERKEVVPQVLSEAEVKGIIAEKYSGEVERISLNTGEEVPVYEVKLSKDPKFTKVTVDAITGKTISENAKETIGENVLITKEKAIAIAQKQLKGEVDDVSYEKTNDGGYYLIEIESADDREGTFQIHAISGKVMSVTWDD, from the coding sequence ATGCAATTTTTTAAAAAGTCTTGGTTCATTCCAACCCTGTTAACTATTGTTATTCTAACGGCGGGCGGATTATATATAGGTAGTTTAATTAACAAGAAGGCGCCAATAGCGGCTGATGAAATCCGGGCTCAGCTTGAGAGCATGTATGGTGGAACTGTCAATCAGATTGCCATGGAGGACGGTGTATATAAAGCGGAAATGAGCCGGAGTGGGGCGTCATATTCAGCTGAAATCGATGCAACGACGGGGAGTGTTATAGCACTCTTACAAACCGGTGAAAGGAAGGAAGTGGTTCCGCAAGTCCTTTCCGAGGCCGAGGTAAAGGGAATTATTGCGGAGAAGTATAGCGGGGAAGTTGAACGGATTTCATTGAATACAGGCGAAGAAGTCCCAGTTTATGAAGTGAAGCTGTCGAAAGACCCGAAGTTTACAAAAGTGACGGTTGACGCGATCACTGGGAAAACAATCTCCGAAAACGCAAAAGAAACAATAGGTGAAAACGTGTTAATTACGAAGGAAAAGGCAATCGCAATTGCACAGAAACAACTTAAAGGTGAAGTAGATGATGTATCGTATGAAAAAACGAATGACGGAGGCTATTACCTCATCGAAATTGAATCGGCTGACGACCGGGAAGGCACCTTCCAAATTCATGCTATTTCAGGAAAAGTGATGTCCGTCACATGGGATGATTGA
- a CDS encoding sensor histidine kinase, with protein sequence MRLKTKIHLFSTLLMLVILTLTNTGIYFVYEKMAYDTQYHQLKTQSNELIASLSKMTEKNDPATVLRAYIPSNGAVRILDPTGKVKVRTQTAEGIERYNPEIAPKEHYSIGEFDNTPVLFMREPVIWTDGKVVELQMLQLLGDVKHNLNLLKLILLGVTLIAMIPITVSSAALGRIVIQPIDNLIKTMTQSRRTGKYEKIDVSAEGKDEMAQMGHEFNDMMGQLESNFKKQEQFVSNASHELKTPLTVIESYARLLSRRGFDNRSVAEEAVEAILNESIRMKDMIEQMLHLARNQEQTAFNFAETDINVLVEKTLQPMRQAYTRDFIFEENGPAVAVTDMDKLRQLLFILLDNARKYSAGEIKTAISVSETAISIAVIDYGNGIPKEALPHLFDRFYRVHEDRNRKTGGTGLGLAIAKELADGLGAELKIESVVGMGTTFRIIIPKKRILTEF encoded by the coding sequence ATGAGGCTTAAAACGAAAATCCATCTTTTTTCCACGCTGCTGATGCTCGTCATTTTAACATTGACAAACACGGGTATTTATTTTGTGTACGAAAAAATGGCATATGACACACAATACCATCAGCTGAAAACGCAATCGAATGAGCTTATTGCCTCTCTCAGCAAGATGACCGAAAAAAATGATCCAGCGACAGTGCTTCGCGCCTACATTCCTTCGAATGGAGCAGTTCGTATTCTCGATCCAACTGGCAAGGTAAAAGTAAGGACTCAAACGGCTGAAGGAATTGAGCGCTACAATCCTGAAATAGCTCCAAAAGAACACTATTCAATCGGCGAATTTGATAACACTCCCGTACTTTTTATGCGTGAACCGGTCATTTGGACAGACGGTAAAGTGGTTGAACTGCAAATGCTTCAACTTCTGGGTGATGTAAAACATAATTTAAATCTGCTTAAGCTAATTCTCCTCGGGGTGACCCTCATTGCGATGATTCCGATTACGGTTTCGAGCGCTGCGCTTGGCCGTATCGTTATACAACCCATCGATAATCTAATTAAAACGATGACACAAAGCCGCCGAACAGGGAAATACGAAAAAATCGATGTATCGGCTGAAGGGAAGGACGAAATGGCGCAGATGGGCCATGAGTTCAATGATATGATGGGACAGCTTGAGAGCAACTTTAAAAAGCAAGAACAGTTCGTTTCCAACGCTTCACACGAATTAAAAACACCACTCACAGTTATTGAAAGCTACGCTCGGCTTTTATCACGCCGGGGGTTTGATAACCGTTCAGTAGCAGAAGAGGCAGTCGAGGCTATTCTGAATGAATCAATTCGGATGAAGGATATGATTGAGCAAATGCTTCACTTGGCAAGAAATCAGGAACAAACCGCATTTAATTTCGCGGAAACTGATATTAATGTGTTAGTCGAAAAGACTTTACAACCGATGCGACAAGCATATACAAGAGATTTCATTTTTGAAGAAAATGGTCCGGCGGTCGCTGTAACAGACATGGATAAGCTCAGACAGCTTCTATTTATTTTGCTTGATAATGCACGGAAATATAGCGCCGGGGAAATTAAAACAGCTATTTCTGTATCAGAAACCGCCATTTCCATCGCCGTCATCGACTACGGTAATGGCATCCCTAAAGAAGCCCTCCCGCACCTTTTTGATCGTTTCTATCGGGTTCATGAAGACCGAAACCGAAAAACGGGTGGCACCGGACTTGGATTGGCAATTGCAAAGGAACTTGCAGACGGCCTTGGTGCGGAACTGAAAATCGAGAGTGTCGTTGGAATGGGGACGACATTTCGAATCATCATTCCCAAAAAACGAATTCTCACCGAATTTTAA
- a CDS encoding response regulator transcription factor — MKEQILIIEDEENIARVLQLELEFEGYGTGIAHTGPDGLIKYREQQWDLVLLDLMLPGLNGLDVLRRIRATEVDTPVILLTAKSNVEDKVAGLDLGANDYVTKPFEIDELLARIRSALRFSKPVEPVEAKDEHLLEYAGLSLHEQTREVKRNGRSIELTPREFDLLLHLLKHPNQVLSREQLLDAVWGFDYYGDTNVVDVYIRYVRKKIEQGEKRTLIQTVRGVGYVLKEQANEA; from the coding sequence ATGAAAGAGCAGATTTTAATCATCGAAGACGAAGAAAATATCGCACGTGTTCTTCAGCTTGAGCTTGAGTTTGAAGGATATGGAACGGGCATTGCTCATACAGGGCCAGACGGGCTTATTAAATATCGTGAACAACAGTGGGATCTCGTTCTGTTAGACCTTATGTTACCCGGATTGAATGGGCTAGACGTCTTACGGCGGATTCGAGCAACAGAAGTAGACACGCCTGTCATTTTGTTGACGGCGAAAAGCAATGTTGAAGATAAAGTAGCAGGGCTTGACTTGGGAGCAAACGATTATGTGACGAAACCTTTTGAAATCGACGAACTGCTTGCGAGGATTCGTTCGGCACTCAGATTCTCGAAACCTGTGGAGCCGGTAGAAGCTAAAGACGAACATCTCCTCGAGTACGCAGGTCTCTCGCTTCACGAGCAGACACGTGAAGTAAAAAGAAATGGGCGTTCCATCGAATTAACACCACGAGAGTTTGATCTTTTGCTTCATCTGCTGAAACATCCGAACCAAGTACTTTCACGCGAACAATTACTGGATGCCGTTTGGGGATTCGATTATTACGGTGATACAAATGTTGTGGACGTGTACATCAGATATGTCCGAAAGAAGATTGAACAAGGGGAAAAAAGGACCCTTATTCAGACCGTTCGGGGTGTTGGTTATGTATTAAAGGAACAAGCTAATGAGGCTTAA
- a CDS encoding M20/M25/M40 family metallo-hydrolase, protein MNQLRWGTPSTLRELLCELVSWDSRTLTEGENTFAPKLEAKLNELTYFIDNPHQLALHDAGLGRQALTALYKHPEATETIVLISHFDTVWTEEYGVLEPFAFYPEMLTKMLSEPKHNADLPEDARIDLETGNYLFGRGTMDMKMGLALHMQLIEKASVEKWPINLLLTTVPDEEVNSAGMRAAVKELVRIREEQGLTYKLFLNGEPSFSQSPTDIEEYIYSGTIGKIMPAALFYGKETHVGEPLKGMTANYIASFLTQRMEWNELFRETDLGETTPLPVSLQQKDLKLQYSTQTPYRAVALYNVFLFKRTAGEVMDLFEQVATEAMDACNDRYKVICEREQVKGVGEVRVFRYEQLLEYAIQKLGHEEVERLKQETLENADWDDREKSLRIVDNLMIQCQELAPATVLLYAPPYYPAVNSSSDPLVKKSIELMKDAAKELGNKIGQMHYFNGICDLSYVQYEDDANGWTTFESNTPVWGDTYSIPFTEMAQLKAPVLNVGPFGKDAHQRTERLHVDSAFVEMPIMLEKLVKSMYIENESLETCTG, encoded by the coding sequence ATGAACCAATTACGATGGGGGACGCCCTCTACACTTCGCGAATTGTTATGTGAACTCGTGAGCTGGGATAGCCGTACGTTAACCGAAGGGGAGAACACATTTGCTCCAAAGTTAGAGGCGAAATTAAATGAACTAACTTATTTCATAGATAATCCGCATCAGTTGGCGCTTCACGATGCAGGTCTCGGTCGTCAAGCCCTCACTGCTTTGTATAAGCATCCAGAAGCAACAGAAACTATTGTACTTATCAGTCACTTCGATACTGTTTGGACTGAAGAATACGGTGTCTTGGAACCATTTGCATTTTATCCGGAGATGCTGACAAAAATGTTATCTGAGCCCAAGCACAATGCTGATCTCCCGGAAGATGCCCGTATTGACCTGGAGACCGGGAATTACTTATTTGGCCGTGGTACGATGGATATGAAAATGGGGCTTGCCCTTCATATGCAGTTAATCGAAAAAGCGAGTGTCGAAAAGTGGCCGATCAATTTGTTGCTAACGACCGTCCCGGATGAAGAAGTGAACTCGGCGGGTATGCGTGCGGCAGTGAAAGAACTTGTCCGCATCCGCGAAGAACAAGGGCTGACGTATAAACTATTTTTAAATGGCGAACCTTCATTTTCTCAAAGTCCGACAGATATAGAAGAATATATCTACTCAGGAACTATCGGTAAAATAATGCCGGCAGCATTGTTTTATGGAAAAGAAACGCATGTCGGTGAGCCGCTCAAAGGTATGACAGCAAATTATATCGCTTCATTCTTGACGCAACGTATGGAATGGAATGAACTATTCCGCGAAACCGATCTGGGAGAAACTACGCCGTTACCGGTTTCATTGCAACAAAAAGATTTGAAATTGCAATACTCGACGCAAACGCCTTATCGTGCAGTTGCCCTTTATAATGTTTTTCTGTTTAAGCGCACTGCTGGAGAAGTGATGGATTTGTTCGAGCAAGTAGCAACTGAAGCGATGGATGCTTGCAATGATAGATATAAAGTTATTTGTGAACGTGAACAAGTGAAGGGTGTGGGGGAAGTAAGGGTATTCCGCTACGAGCAACTACTCGAATATGCCATTCAAAAATTGGGGCATGAGGAAGTTGAACGCTTGAAACAAGAAACGCTAGAAAACGCTGATTGGGATGACCGTGAAAAGTCACTTCGTATCGTCGACAATCTTATGATTCAATGCCAGGAACTTGCACCGGCAACTGTGCTTCTTTACGCACCGCCATACTATCCTGCAGTGAATTCGTCATCTGACCCGCTTGTTAAAAAGTCGATTGAGTTAATGAAGGATGCGGCGAAAGAATTGGGTAATAAAATTGGCCAAATGCATTACTTCAATGGTATCTGTGACCTCAGCTACGTTCAATACGAAGATGACGCAAACGGCTGGACTACATTTGAAAGTAACACACCGGTATGGGGCGACACATACAGCATTCCCTTTACTGAGATGGCTCAGCTGAAAGCGCCGGTACTAAATGTAGGTCCATTCGGAAAAGACGCTCATCAACGGACCGAACGATTACACGTCGACAGTGCTTTTGTCGAAATGCCCATTATGCTGGAAAAGCTAGTGAAGAGTATGTATATCGAGAATGAAAGTCTGGAAACATGCACAGGCTAA
- a CDS encoding amino acid permease, translated as MPNKGEQPQDNLLKRSMKSRHLFMLSLGGVIGTGLFLNAGYTINQAGAGGALLGYLFGGLILYMVMVCLGELAVHMPVTGSFQTYATRYISPSAGFSLGWMYFVGSAATAGVEFTAAGILMQHWFPNVPIWIWCLVFMVLLFSLNALSTRGFAEAEFWFAGIKVLAVILFLVIGFAAIFGFIPMEDRATPFLANLAPTGLFPAGIAIVFVTMMNVIFSYQGSELVGIAAGETENPEKNIPKAIRTIIFRIIIFYIASIIVLSAIFPASELGLLASPFVTLMEIAGVPYAAGIMNFVILTAILSVGNSCLYASTRLLWAMSNEGMAPRMFGRLSKRRVPLNALIFTMSFSLLSLLTSVMEAEAVFVLLMSIAGISVTISWMGIATSQLMFRRHYLKAGGKLVDLKYKVPFYPYVPLFCVAFCLLILIFLAFDPTQRTGLYYGIGFFVACMLFYKLRLEKKHKVILETEAKTMN; from the coding sequence ATGCCGAACAAAGGGGAACAACCGCAAGACAATCTATTGAAGCGTTCCATGAAAAGTCGCCATCTGTTTATGTTATCTCTTGGAGGCGTTATCGGGACAGGTTTGTTCCTGAATGCCGGTTACACAATTAATCAAGCCGGTGCAGGAGGAGCTCTGCTTGGTTATTTATTCGGTGGTCTAATTTTGTATATGGTTATGGTCTGTCTTGGGGAACTGGCTGTCCATATGCCGGTGACGGGCTCTTTCCAGACATATGCAACGCGGTATATCAGTCCTTCGGCAGGCTTTTCACTTGGCTGGATGTATTTTGTAGGTTCAGCGGCCACTGCGGGAGTAGAATTTACTGCTGCTGGAATTCTTATGCAACATTGGTTCCCAAATGTCCCTATTTGGATTTGGTGTTTGGTATTTATGGTTCTTCTATTCTCTTTGAACGCTTTGTCGACAAGAGGCTTTGCAGAAGCTGAATTCTGGTTTGCAGGTATTAAAGTTCTTGCAGTTATTCTGTTTCTAGTTATTGGATTTGCTGCGATCTTTGGTTTTATTCCGATGGAAGATCGTGCAACACCATTTTTAGCAAACTTAGCCCCTACTGGGTTATTTCCTGCCGGCATCGCGATTGTGTTTGTAACAATGATGAATGTCATTTTCTCCTATCAAGGCTCGGAGCTGGTTGGAATTGCGGCAGGGGAAACTGAAAATCCTGAAAAGAACATTCCGAAAGCCATTAGAACTATAATTTTTCGAATAATAATTTTCTATATTGCTTCAATTATCGTCTTATCTGCCATTTTCCCGGCATCCGAACTTGGTTTGCTCGCTAGTCCTTTTGTGACATTAATGGAAATTGCCGGTGTCCCATACGCGGCGGGCATTATGAACTTTGTCATTTTGACGGCGATTTTGTCGGTCGGAAATTCATGTCTATATGCGTCAACACGTCTTCTATGGGCAATGTCAAATGAAGGGATGGCACCTAGGATGTTCGGGCGTCTTTCGAAACGGAGAGTTCCGCTTAATGCCCTAATCTTCACAATGTCATTCTCCCTTTTATCATTATTGACAAGTGTCATGGAAGCGGAAGCGGTGTTCGTTTTGCTCATGTCGATTGCAGGAATATCCGTTACAATTTCGTGGATGGGGATTGCAACATCCCAATTGATGTTCCGTCGTCACTATTTAAAAGCGGGTGGAAAGTTGGTAGATCTGAAATATAAAGTTCCCTTCTATCCCTATGTCCCGCTGTTTTGTGTCGCATTTTGTTTACTAATCCTTATCTTTCTGGCATTCGATCCAACTCAGCGCACGGGCCTCTACTATGGTATCGGATTCTTCGTGGCATGTATGCTGTTTTATAAGTTGAGGTTAGAAAAAAAGCACAAGGTTATTCTTGAAACTGAAGCGAAAACCATGAATTAA
- a CDS encoding dimethylarginine dimethylaminohydrolase family protein yields the protein MFKNVIVKTPGKSYLNGLTTSDLGKPDYEKLLVQHKSYIEALKKCGVTVTNLPASEEFPDSTFVEDAAVLTSDFAVITNPGADSRNGEIKEIEATLKEFYEKLRYIKSPGTLDGGDILQAENQFYIGISERTNEEGALQLKGILEQEGFIATIIPLKEFFHLKTGIAYLGDNKMVVAGEFVDHPAFDSYDKIVIDKEDEYSANCIRVNDYVIIPSGYGETKRKLNEAGYETIELEMSEVQKHDGGLSCLSLRF from the coding sequence ATGTTTAAAAATGTAATAGTAAAAACACCGGGGAAAAGTTATTTAAACGGTTTAACAACATCAGATCTTGGAAAACCGGATTATGAAAAACTACTCGTACAACATAAGAGTTATATAGAAGCCTTAAAAAAGTGTGGCGTTACAGTTACTAATCTGCCAGCAAGTGAAGAATTTCCAGATTCCACATTTGTGGAAGATGCGGCTGTGTTGACATCTGATTTTGCAGTCATTACAAACCCGGGAGCAGACTCCCGTAATGGAGAAATCAAAGAAATCGAAGCTACCCTAAAAGAGTTTTACGAGAAATTGCGTTATATAAAATCGCCTGGGACGCTTGATGGTGGCGATATTCTACAAGCGGAGAACCAATTCTATATTGGGATTTCAGAACGGACGAATGAAGAAGGCGCACTTCAATTAAAAGGTATTTTGGAACAAGAAGGGTTTATAGCGACGATTATTCCGTTAAAAGAATTTTTCCATTTAAAAACCGGAATTGCTTATTTAGGAGATAACAAGATGGTCGTTGCAGGGGAATTCGTTGATCATCCAGCATTTGACTCATATGACAAAATCGTCATTGACAAGGAAGACGAATACTCTGCTAACTGTATTCGTGTCAATGATTATGTCATTATCCCAAGTGGATATGGAGAAACAAAGCGAAAGTTGAACGAAGCTGGCTATGAAACAATTGAACTGGAAATGTCTGAAGTGCAAAAACATGATGGGGGATTGAGCTGTCTGTCATTACGATTCTAA
- a CDS encoding dimethylarginine dimethylaminohydrolase family protein: MTYCSSMYRPLKRVIVKHPNDAFRNQNHLEEKWKIFNYLEEPIFEEAVHEFSDFIAILEKHVPQIDYLPISNEVGMDSLYAHDPVKFTPAGAIILKSGKELRQPEAAVYKEFLKEKNIPIVGELTGDAVSDGGDIIWLDDRTLVVGRGYRTNDEAIRQLKKMTMPFVDEFIIVQLPHDQGEAECLHLMSFISMVDRDLAVVHSRLMPVFFRQLLIERGIQLIEVPEDEYHNLGCNVLALAPRVCVIVNGNASTKQQLLDAGATVYEYKGEEISVKGTGGPTCLTSPVIRN; encoded by the coding sequence ATGACGTATTGTTCATCAATGTACAGACCATTAAAACGAGTGATTGTAAAGCATCCAAATGATGCCTTTCGCAATCAAAATCATCTAGAAGAAAAATGGAAAATATTTAATTACCTTGAAGAACCAATTTTCGAAGAAGCGGTTCACGAATTCTCGGATTTTATAGCAATTCTTGAAAAACATGTTCCACAGATTGATTATTTGCCAATATCGAACGAAGTAGGAATGGATTCGTTGTATGCACATGACCCGGTGAAGTTTACGCCTGCAGGTGCAATTATTTTGAAATCTGGAAAAGAGCTTAGACAGCCTGAAGCCGCAGTGTATAAAGAATTCCTTAAGGAAAAAAACATTCCAATTGTTGGCGAATTAACAGGAGACGCAGTTTCAGACGGCGGTGATATTATTTGGTTGGACGATAGGACGCTTGTTGTAGGCCGCGGGTATCGCACGAATGATGAAGCAATCCGACAACTGAAAAAAATGACAATGCCCTTCGTTGACGAATTTATCATCGTTCAACTTCCGCATGACCAAGGAGAAGCAGAATGTCTACACCTTATGTCGTTTATCAGTATGGTTGATCGCGATTTAGCTGTTGTGCACTCACGCCTAATGCCGGTATTTTTTCGTCAGTTGCTCATTGAACGGGGAATCCAGCTTATTGAAGTACCCGAGGACGAATATCACAATCTTGGTTGTAATGTATTGGCACTTGCGCCGCGGGTTTGTGTAATAGTGAATGGAAACGCTTCCACTAAACAGCAACTTCTCGACGCTGGGGCCACAGTTTATGAATACAAAGGTGAAGAAATAAGCGTGAAAGGGACGGGCGGGCCTACATGTCTGACGAGTCCCGTCATAAGAAACTAA
- a CDS encoding IclR family transcriptional regulator: MQSIDRAMIVAKTLAMQTAESGVSISDLSKQCDLPLSTMHRLLKAMIKQGMVEQDERTKCYRLGTIWLEYGLQVYDSMDYISKVRPELERLSHEVDESVYLSRPAGLEAIILERIDSQNNTIRIYDQLGLRIPMHIGAANKAMLANMPSSKAIAILQKLLPIEQLAPVKVTLKKIIKQGYATSHGERTEGTSSVAVAILDGLGEVVGAISIGFVSFNLTEERMDFLIEKVMETGRRISEKLGSNNN; the protein is encoded by the coding sequence ATGCAATCAATTGACCGTGCCATGATCGTGGCCAAAACCCTTGCAATGCAAACAGCAGAAAGTGGCGTATCTATTTCTGACCTTTCCAAGCAATGCGATTTACCTCTCAGCACAATGCACAGATTGCTGAAAGCGATGATAAAACAAGGGATGGTAGAGCAGGATGAGCGTACGAAATGCTATCGACTTGGAACGATTTGGTTGGAATACGGTTTGCAAGTGTATGATTCGATGGATTACATCAGTAAAGTCAGACCCGAACTGGAGCGGTTAAGCCATGAAGTCGATGAAAGTGTTTATCTTAGTCGTCCAGCAGGATTGGAAGCAATCATATTGGAAAGAATAGATAGCCAAAACAATACCATCCGGATTTATGACCAACTGGGTTTGCGTATTCCCATGCATATCGGTGCAGCGAATAAAGCGATGCTTGCTAACATGCCGTCTTCCAAGGCCATAGCTATTTTGCAAAAACTTTTACCTATAGAGCAATTGGCCCCGGTTAAGGTAACGCTAAAAAAAATTATAAAACAAGGATACGCAACGAGCCATGGTGAGAGAACGGAAGGGACTTCTTCTGTCGCGGTGGCCATTCTTGACGGTCTTGGGGAAGTTGTGGGGGCAATTAGTATAGGTTTTGTCAGTTTTAACCTCACTGAAGAGCGGATGGATTTCCTTATTGAAAAGGTTATGGAAACAGGAAGACGAATTTCTGAGAAATTAGGCTCTAATAATAATTGA